One Niabella beijingensis DNA window includes the following coding sequences:
- a CDS encoding helix-turn-helix domain-containing protein, translating into MNIDRMEFFAWMERIMERFDVLKQHILDIQRQRNTIDGEELLDNQDLLQMLKISHRSLQRYRSSGKLPYYTISGKLYYKLSDVHQFIRDSFNVPLQRTKDNQ; encoded by the coding sequence ATGAATATAGATAGAATGGAATTTTTTGCGTGGATGGAGCGGATAATGGAGCGTTTCGATGTTCTGAAACAACACATCTTGGACATACAGAGGCAACGCAATACCATAGACGGCGAAGAACTATTGGATAATCAAGACCTCTTGCAAATGCTGAAAATCAGCCACCGCTCATTACAGCGTTACCGTTCGTCCGGTAAGCTACCGTATTACACCATTAGCGGCAAGCTGTACTACAAATTATCAGATGTACACCAATTCATAAGGGATAGTTTCAACGTTCCCCTGCAACGCACAAAGGACAATCAGTGA
- a CDS encoding helix-turn-helix domain-containing protein, with the protein MNIITIEEEVWKQLNERIKSINEYILKLDNTSYDSLWLNNHEVCQYLHISEKTLWRMRSKGEIAYSKMYGQYYYTIGAIKDMLNAHAVQTSEEYMQELMAKGKSYIEKGRTIKSGNK; encoded by the coding sequence ATGAATATAATAACCATTGAAGAAGAAGTATGGAAGCAGCTTAACGAGCGCATTAAATCCATTAACGAGTACATCCTCAAATTGGATAATACCAGCTACGATAGTCTTTGGCTCAATAACCACGAAGTCTGTCAATACCTCCACATCAGCGAAAAAACGCTTTGGCGTATGCGCTCCAAAGGGGAAATAGCCTATTCCAAAATGTACGGACAATATTACTACACCATAGGAGCCATTAAGGACATGCTCAATGCCCATGCCGTACAGACCAGTGAGGAATATATGCAGGAACTCATGGCTAAGGGCAAAAGCTATATCGAAAAAGGAAGAACCATAAAATCGGGAAATAAATAA
- a CDS encoding helix-turn-helix domain-containing protein: MHEIIVKRMGVICGEILKDERQKKGISIADLCRSTKVPEKIIEGIEMGKYLNKVRQFVKIIKILKLYECDIRDRSEELYIQKYGRSHYRDDEFLNKERYADLSKLFPI, encoded by the coding sequence ATGCATGAAATAATTGTAAAACGAATGGGGGTGATATGCGGCGAAATTTTAAAGGATGAGCGTCAAAAAAAAGGTATTTCAATTGCCGATCTCTGTCGTTCAACAAAGGTGCCGGAAAAAATTATAGAAGGCATTGAAATGGGAAAATATCTAAATAAGGTCCGGCAATTTGTCAAGATTATTAAGATCTTGAAGTTGTACGAATGTGATATTAGAGATAGAAGCGAAGAGTTATATATTCAAAAATACGGAAGGTCACACTATCGGGATGATGAATTCTTAAATAAAGAACGCTATGCAGATCTGAGCAAATTATTCCCCATATAA
- a CDS encoding RteC domain-containing protein, whose amino-acid sequence MRHPLQSIVAEIQKQERKLSSEASSFIDEAYKMTIYLQELLHTVKEDIAKEGFSNEAEEIHFFKLVKPNILGKLIYYNKVYRIETACPAENGHLHQSYFALQLRELKQEYQEHICNSEFYRYFRSGRTDKDKQYYMLGNINYYDGLSSYVFEIDPNFSTYYDYKVAKIIANELTYNYLTTKLSPEQNPDVLLQNEETKDIFWTQTKNALIELIYALHAVDAISHGKLGIRKISMVFQILFRISLKDIHNSFHRMKTRAGSRTLFLDQLKYSLEEYMDKEDSY is encoded by the coding sequence ATGAGACATCCATTACAAAGCATCGTTGCTGAAATTCAAAAGCAGGAAAGAAAATTATCGTCCGAAGCGTCCAGCTTTATTGATGAGGCGTATAAAATGACGATTTATCTTCAGGAACTATTACACACAGTTAAAGAAGATATAGCGAAAGAGGGGTTTTCCAATGAAGCGGAGGAAATACACTTTTTCAAGCTGGTAAAGCCTAATATTCTCGGCAAGCTCATTTACTATAACAAAGTGTATCGTATTGAAACGGCTTGCCCGGCAGAAAACGGACACCTGCACCAGAGCTACTTCGCTTTACAGCTACGGGAACTAAAACAGGAGTATCAGGAGCATATTTGCAATTCCGAATTTTATAGATATTTCCGTTCCGGTAGAACCGACAAGGACAAACAGTATTACATGCTTGGTAATATCAATTATTATGATGGGTTGAGTAGCTACGTTTTTGAGATTGACCCAAACTTCTCCACTTACTACGATTATAAGGTGGCAAAAATCATCGCCAATGAACTTACCTATAATTACCTCACTACAAAATTAAGTCCCGAACAAAATCCCGATGTTTTACTGCAAAATGAAGAAACGAAAGATATTTTTTGGACACAAACAAAAAATGCCCTTATTGAATTGATTTATGCACTTCATGCCGTGGATGCCATTTCACACGGAAAATTGGGCATCCGCAAAATTAGCATGGTCTTTCAAATCCTGTTCCGTATTTCACTCAAAGACATTCATAACAGCTTCCATCGTATGAAAACCCGTGCTGGCTCACGGACTTTGTTTTTAGACCAGCTTAAATATAGTTTAGAAGAATACATGGATAAAGAAGATAGTTACTAA
- a CDS encoding site-specific integrase, with product MLEKSIGLLFFLKKPKNYKKGSPKDLYLKVTVDGIPRELSCKRKWDPHRWSPKANKAIGAKEDAKELNNYLDTLRTMAYEAKRQLLDRGKMVTAGAIRNKISGAEEHSRKLLVLFKKHNDEMKKMIGNGVAKGTWTNFNASYNHTEEFIKFKYKVNDINILALDMDFIKDFYNWFLGEKQLCRNSALKNIANMKKIVLDAKDRGWLLSDPFAKFDNSRDEVNPTFLTMVELGRIAEKEIANERLRRVRDVFVFCCFTGLAFIDVKQLKRNEIVQGFDGEFWISKDRQKEGVLSQIPLLPICVDLLKKYENDPVCLAKEMLLPVLSNQKYNEYLKEIAAICNIEKELTSHVARHTFATAVTLANGVPITSVKDMLGHKTLKQTLHYARVLPIQISEDMRMLRARLLTIGFNGQQVILRQAS from the coding sequence ATGTTAGAAAAAAGTATCGGACTGCTTTTCTTTTTGAAAAAGCCCAAAAATTACAAAAAAGGATCTCCCAAAGACCTTTATTTAAAAGTTACTGTAGATGGTATTCCACGGGAACTTTCCTGTAAACGCAAATGGGACCCCCACCGTTGGAGTCCCAAAGCGAATAAAGCAATAGGGGCGAAAGAAGATGCAAAAGAACTAAATAATTATCTGGATACCCTTAGAACGATGGCTTACGAAGCCAAACGGCAGCTTTTGGACAGGGGCAAAATGGTAACGGCTGGTGCTATTCGAAACAAAATTAGTGGTGCGGAAGAACACAGTCGAAAACTGCTGGTTCTTTTTAAAAAGCACAATGATGAAATGAAAAAAATGATTGGTAATGGTGTTGCAAAGGGAACCTGGACCAATTTTAATGCCTCATATAATCACACGGAGGAATTTATTAAATTCAAATACAAGGTGAATGATATCAATATCCTTGCATTGGATATGGATTTTATCAAAGATTTCTATAATTGGTTCCTGGGGGAGAAGCAATTATGTCGTAATTCGGCCTTGAAAAACATTGCTAATATGAAAAAGATCGTTTTGGATGCTAAAGATAGAGGGTGGCTTTTGTCCGATCCATTTGCGAAATTCGATAATAGCCGGGACGAGGTAAATCCTACTTTCCTTACAATGGTGGAATTGGGTAGGATTGCTGAAAAAGAGATCGCCAACGAACGTCTTAGACGCGTAAGAGATGTTTTTGTATTCTGCTGTTTTACAGGGTTAGCCTTTATAGATGTAAAACAATTAAAGCGTAATGAGATCGTTCAGGGTTTTGATGGTGAGTTTTGGATCAGTAAAGATCGGCAAAAGGAAGGGGTTTTGTCTCAGATTCCGCTGTTGCCAATTTGCGTGGATCTGTTGAAGAAATATGAAAATGATCCTGTTTGTCTCGCAAAAGAAATGCTCCTACCTGTTTTAAGTAATCAAAAGTATAACGAATACCTGAAAGAGATTGCGGCAATTTGCAATATTGAAAAGGAATTGACCTCTCACGTTGCACGGCACACATTTGCCACAGCAGTAACTTTGGCAAACGGTGTTCCAATTACCAGCGTAAAGGATATGCTGGGGCATAAAACGCTTAAACAGACTTTGCACTATGCAAGGGTACTGCCAATTCAAATAAGCGAAGATATGAGGATGCTTAGGGCTAGACTTTTAACGATCGGATTTAATGGGCAACAAGTGATATTAAGGCAAGCAAGTTAG
- a CDS encoding DNA-processing protein DprA gives MISVNDILFYSFLTGYNVGEINKIIRLGEGGVEEYVKSKDASGIKISDIQIFNCRKNAEEKYQEMMYFGIKFIPFNSELYPKELKRIPAPPPMIYLKGELKDDHSKNIAIVGSRNVSKYAEESIKEFISQISERKVCIVSGLAYGIDFLAHKYSLKYKVKTIAVLPNALNHIYPKEHLPMANQILDSGGALIAELPIGINLGKRGFVQRNRIQSGLSDFVIPIEMGIASGTMHTIQFAFNQKRKVCVLRPTADQSQLPEYSGIQTLIETNRQKIEIAENLHELSQLIFERSHDTPEIVKPSKPNDHQLKIYNESSSDKESVIIKFTSEISDLSTTLVSSLKKQISDPAYNKTNSKLDFQQFEVDLQVEFQRYLFAFLENFPAIANRELEKILKNQKAKTVGVVKKIFNKSEFSK, from the coding sequence ATGATTTCAGTTAATGACATATTATTTTATTCTTTTTTAACCGGATACAATGTCGGAGAAATAAATAAAATTATTCGACTCGGGGAAGGTGGGGTAGAGGAATACGTAAAATCGAAAGATGCGTCTGGTATAAAAATATCTGACATTCAAATTTTTAATTGCCGAAAGAACGCAGAAGAGAAGTACCAGGAAATGATGTACTTTGGAATTAAATTTATTCCTTTCAATTCTGAATTATACCCGAAAGAACTTAAGCGCATACCAGCTCCCCCCCCTATGATTTATCTGAAAGGCGAACTGAAAGATGATCATAGTAAGAACATCGCTATTGTAGGCTCTCGTAATGTTTCTAAATATGCAGAGGAAAGTATAAAAGAGTTTATTTCACAGATTTCCGAACGAAAGGTATGTATTGTGTCGGGGCTAGCCTACGGCATAGATTTCTTGGCCCACAAATATTCCTTGAAATATAAGGTTAAAACAATAGCAGTTTTACCTAATGCCCTAAACCATATATATCCCAAAGAACACCTTCCTATGGCCAATCAAATCTTGGATTCTGGGGGAGCGCTTATTGCTGAATTGCCAATTGGAATTAATTTGGGTAAAAGAGGATTTGTTCAACGAAATCGAATTCAATCTGGCTTGTCGGATTTCGTAATTCCTATTGAAATGGGAATCGCCTCTGGAACAATGCATACGATTCAATTTGCATTTAATCAGAAACGGAAGGTTTGTGTTCTTCGGCCTACAGCGGATCAATCGCAACTTCCAGAATATTCAGGGATTCAAACTTTAATTGAGACAAACAGGCAAAAGATTGAAATTGCTGAGAATTTACATGAGCTAAGTCAGTTGATTTTTGAAAGAAGTCATGATACACCCGAGATTGTGAAACCTTCAAAACCTAATGATCACCAACTCAAAATTTATAATGAATCCTCTTCTGATAAAGAAAGTGTAATCATTAAGTTTACGTCTGAAATTAGTGATCTCTCAACTACGCTTGTATCATCTCTTAAAAAACAAATCAGTGATCCAGCATATAATAAGACAAATTCCAAGCTGGATTTTCAACAATTTGAAGTGGACTTGCAAGTCGAGTTTCAGCGCTATCTCTTTGCGTTTTTGGAGAATTTTCCAGCAATTGCTAATCGGGAATTGGAGAAAATATTAAAAAATCAAAAAGCAAAAACTGTCGGCGTTGTGAAAAAAATATTTAACAAATCGGAATTTAGTAAATAA
- a CDS encoding phosphoribosyltransferase, with product MKLLLTSPDALINQATGKFFAGIEDCLDRFIENDENVVVVVSVHQDRLELIPNKFNPYNIRGQLRGSPKLIELLTEELELEPQDIIILGCKDEDVHQAANSKLLLLRALYAKPNNADSKIYSKRYGIGIKNAEKLELFFTLFADFLGSWYYELVVSPKMTIYALTDAGTINKKIDEVLAVNKFKRCLKEGDRKNRGAYVVYFLVSMYLIIKDLNLVSYWSIYPSSGLGENEDLDFFKTKASQLFKGTVKEPILVRTKESRKRHLKSRDTRIKEGCDVQFDTIILNPYYRYKLKGKVICVIDDFTTYGTSAETARILLEQAGVKKIVFICMGKFGREYYKYDYELTGDIFGKYSYKKKNRMALSGSFKREANAAFIESISHLIP from the coding sequence ATGAAATTATTGCTTACTTCGCCGGATGCCTTAATTAATCAGGCCACAGGAAAGTTTTTTGCAGGAATAGAAGATTGTCTTGATCGCTTTATTGAAAATGATGAAAATGTCGTTGTTGTTGTGTCGGTTCACCAAGACAGGTTGGAACTTATACCCAACAAGTTTAATCCATATAACATAAGGGGACAATTAAGAGGCAGCCCTAAATTGATCGAATTATTAACCGAAGAATTGGAGTTGGAGCCTCAAGATATTATCATATTGGGCTGCAAGGACGAGGATGTACATCAAGCAGCAAACTCTAAATTATTACTTTTAAGAGCCTTGTATGCGAAACCAAATAATGCAGATTCTAAGATTTACTCAAAGAGGTATGGAATCGGTATAAAAAATGCGGAAAAGTTAGAATTGTTTTTTACCTTATTTGCGGACTTTTTGGGTAGCTGGTATTATGAATTAGTCGTAAGCCCCAAAATGACAATTTACGCTTTGACTGATGCAGGCACAATAAATAAGAAAATCGACGAAGTCTTAGCTGTAAATAAGTTCAAAAGATGTTTGAAAGAGGGGGATCGAAAAAATAGAGGCGCTTACGTGGTGTACTTTTTGGTCTCAATGTATTTAATTATCAAGGATTTGAATCTTGTGAGTTATTGGTCAATTTACCCGAGTTCTGGGTTGGGAGAAAACGAGGACCTTGATTTTTTTAAAACCAAAGCTTCTCAATTATTTAAAGGTACCGTTAAGGAGCCTATATTAGTTCGCACGAAAGAATCAAGGAAAAGACATTTAAAGTCTAGGGACACTAGAATTAAAGAGGGATGTGATGTTCAGTTCGATACGATTATTTTAAACCCATATTATAGATACAAGTTGAAGGGAAAAGTTATCTGTGTGATAGACGACTTTACTACATACGGAACCTCCGCAGAAACGGCGCGCATTTTATTGGAGCAGGCAGGAGTAAAAAAAATTGTTTTTATTTGTATGGGGAAATTCGGGAGAGAGTATTACAAGTATGATTATGAGCTTACAGGAGATATCTTTGGTAAATATTCATATAAGAAAAAAAACAGAATGGCGCTATCTGGCAGTTTTAAACGGGAAGCAAATGCAGCGTTTATAGAATCTATTAGTCACTTGATTCCATGA